One window of the Candidatus Jettenia sp. genome contains the following:
- a CDS encoding hemolysin family protein: MWGFELAIMVTMIGINSVFAAYEIALASVSLARLRRLTDDHRSGAKVALYMKQNMEASLAVVQLGITLVGAIAAAVGGTGAAEDVAPALISRLGVSEGTAEVLAIALVVVPLTVVTIIVGELIPKVFALRNAERVCLTLSPFMRWFSFSVWPAVWLFETVVMGVMSWGERRLGSGDAGKPKTVELQELRAIAAMARASRLIGHREECIILGAMEMQSRSVRTIMLPAEHVTTLDANASLADNLITAHLDMHTRFPVVARKGDPQTIIGYANFKDIITTMRLVPREPTFRSIIRPILSLKDDERIAVCLEQMMREHTHIALVRDANSRVVGIVTLEDILEELVGEIEDEYDRLPAHIVESGSSWVAGGGVSIDRLKAITGIDLSIDPPAAGARTLNDWVSGHLGREVRGGDVIERGALRVVVRKVRRKKVQEAQVSRFEQELPLNKATQ; encoded by the coding sequence ATGTGGGGATTTGAACTTGCCATCATGGTAACTATGATTGGCATCAACAGCGTTTTTGCAGCGTACGAAATTGCCTTGGCGTCCGTGAGCCTCGCCCGACTACGGAGACTCACGGATGATCACCGCAGCGGGGCGAAAGTCGCTCTGTACATGAAGCAGAACATGGAGGCGAGCCTGGCCGTTGTCCAATTGGGGATTACGCTGGTTGGCGCTATCGCGGCGGCTGTCGGCGGGACCGGCGCTGCGGAGGATGTGGCCCCTGCTCTTATTAGCCGCTTGGGCGTTTCGGAGGGTACGGCTGAGGTTCTGGCCATTGCACTTGTGGTTGTCCCTCTTACCGTCGTGACAATCATCGTCGGAGAGTTGATACCGAAGGTATTCGCGCTGCGCAATGCGGAGAGGGTGTGCCTAACCCTCTCGCCCTTCATGCGTTGGTTCTCCTTCAGTGTCTGGCCTGCCGTGTGGCTGTTTGAAACGGTCGTCATGGGTGTCATGTCGTGGGGTGAGCGCCGCCTTGGCTCGGGCGATGCGGGTAAGCCTAAGACGGTGGAGCTTCAAGAACTCCGCGCCATAGCCGCTATGGCCCGCGCCTCGCGGCTTATTGGGCACCGGGAGGAGTGTATTATTCTGGGAGCGATGGAGATGCAGTCACGCTCAGTCCGCACTATCATGCTCCCGGCTGAACATGTGACCACACTCGATGCAAACGCCTCACTGGCGGACAATCTGATCACGGCACACCTCGACATGCATACACGCTTTCCCGTCGTCGCACGGAAGGGCGACCCGCAGACTATCATCGGCTATGCAAACTTCAAGGACATCATTACCACTATGCGCCTGGTCCCACGGGAACCTACGTTCCGTTCCATCATTCGCCCGATTCTGTCCCTCAAGGATGACGAACGGATAGCCGTATGCCTTGAGCAGATGATGCGTGAGCACACACACATCGCCTTGGTGCGTGACGCTAACAGCAGAGTGGTGGGGATAGTTACTCTTGAAGACATCCTGGAGGAATTGGTAGGCGAGATTGAGGACGAGTACGATCGCCTTCCTGCCCACATTGTCGAATCTGGTTCCTCCTGGGTTGCAGGTGGCGGGGTTTCCATTGATCGATTGAAAGCCATAACCGGCATCGACCTAAGTATCGATCCCCCAGCGGCCGGTGCTCGTACGCTCAATGATTGGGTCAGCGGTCATCTGGGAAGGGAAGTTCGCGGAGGCGATGTTATCGAAAGGGGTGCTTTGCGAGTTGTAGTTCGCAAGGTCCGCCGGAAGAAAGTCCAAGAAGCCCAGGTGAGCCGGTTTGAGCAAGAGCTGCCGCTGAACAAGGCGACGCAATAG
- a CDS encoding efflux RND transporter permease subunit, whose protein sequence is MLNRIIEYSLHNRLIIIAASALLLIAGTYTASKMEVDVFPDLTAPTVVVLTEAHGMAPEEVEKLVTFQIETAVNGATNVRRVRSSSAAGISIVWIEFEWGTDIFKARQIVGEKLTTIAEKLPLGVRNPTLAPQSSIMGEIMLIGLSSDSTSLMDLRTIADWNIRLRLLAIGGVSQVMVIGGEFKQYQILASPQKMKHYNISLNELLKASKESNLNASGGFMNEFGNEYIIRGIGRTNKVEEIGNAVIKVVNNVPIKIEDIAEIKIGRAIPKIGDGSLKASPAIIITIAKQPGTNTLELTEKIDTAITEIAKTLPSDIKINTKIFRQADFIQASISNIKKALMEGSFFVVITMFLFLMNFRTTIISLIAIPLSFIVSIITLKFLGLTINTMSLGGMAIAIGMVVDDAIITVENVFKRLKENAQKSIESRKSARVIVYDASKEIRSSIVNATLIIIVAFIPLFFLGGMEGRMLQPLGISFIVSLFASLIVAVTLAPVLCSFMLTNDKMLLKQAKGSWTERWLHRYYNSALKKVMRIKKTVLGVSIVVFLVAIFLMFSLGRSFLPEFNEGALTVSTVSMPGISLEESNKIGNKIENILLSVPEISITSRRTGRAELDEHAQGVNAAEIDAPFVLTERSKEEFMKDVREKLSAVPEADITIGQPIGHRIDHMLSGTRANIAIKLFGTDLSKMFSLANQIQRNIEGIEGLVDISVEQQIEIPQVQIKAKRNMLAKYGISIGQFTEFIDVAFAGEKVSQVFESNKSFDLVLRFNDENRGKIENIRNVLIDTNINPDQQSKIQNSTSKIPLHYVADIVSTTGPSTINRENVQRKIVVSANIAGRDLKSVVNKIKEKIHDTIQLPENYYIQYGGQFESEAKASKILFFTSFMSLFIIFLLLYQEFKNIKLAGIVFLNLPLALIGGVLSIWFTGEIISIPSIIGFISLFGIATRNGILLVSHYQALQSQGVALYETVIKGSLDRLNPILMTALTTYLALIPLIITGDLPGNEIQSPMAIVILGGLLSSTLLNIFIVPIVYYILNVTNEKW, encoded by the coding sequence ATGCTAAATAGAATTATAGAATACTCCTTACATAATCGATTAATAATTATAGCGGCATCAGCGCTGCTTTTGATAGCGGGTACTTACACGGCCTCCAAAATGGAAGTTGATGTATTTCCTGATCTTACTGCCCCAACGGTAGTAGTGTTAACCGAAGCGCATGGAATGGCTCCGGAAGAAGTCGAAAAATTAGTAACCTTTCAGATTGAAACAGCAGTCAATGGTGCCACCAATGTACGCAGGGTAAGATCATCGTCTGCCGCAGGAATTTCCATTGTTTGGATAGAATTTGAGTGGGGAACGGACATTTTTAAGGCACGGCAAATAGTGGGCGAAAAACTAACTACCATTGCCGAAAAACTACCACTGGGAGTTAGAAACCCTACGCTTGCGCCTCAATCGTCCATCATGGGGGAAATTATGCTTATTGGTTTATCATCGGATAGCACGTCCCTAATGGATTTAAGAACCATTGCTGACTGGAACATCCGGCTAAGGTTATTAGCGATAGGAGGAGTATCACAGGTAATGGTAATTGGCGGAGAATTCAAGCAATACCAGATACTTGCATCACCTCAAAAAATGAAACATTACAACATCTCTTTAAACGAATTGCTGAAGGCAAGCAAAGAAAGCAATCTGAATGCTTCAGGTGGCTTCATGAACGAATTTGGTAATGAATACATCATCAGAGGTATTGGAAGAACAAACAAGGTGGAAGAAATAGGCAATGCCGTAATTAAGGTTGTCAATAATGTTCCGATAAAAATAGAGGATATTGCAGAGATTAAAATAGGCAGGGCAATCCCTAAAATCGGTGATGGTTCACTGAAAGCAAGTCCGGCAATTATCATAACCATAGCAAAACAACCAGGCACTAACACCCTGGAACTTACAGAAAAAATTGATACTGCTATTACAGAGATTGCCAAAACCTTGCCTTCTGACATCAAAATTAACACCAAAATATTCCGTCAGGCAGATTTTATTCAGGCTTCTATAAGCAATATCAAAAAAGCGCTCATGGAGGGTTCTTTCTTTGTCGTTATAACTATGTTCCTGTTCTTAATGAATTTCCGAACCACCATTATTTCCCTTATTGCTATTCCTCTTTCATTTATCGTTTCCATTATTACCCTTAAATTTTTGGGGTTAACCATCAATACCATGTCTCTCGGCGGGATGGCAATAGCTATTGGCATGGTAGTAGATGATGCTATTATTACTGTGGAAAACGTTTTTAAGCGCCTGAAGGAAAATGCACAAAAAAGTATTGAAAGTCGAAAAAGCGCACGTGTTATCGTTTACGATGCTTCTAAAGAGATTCGGTCTTCAATCGTTAATGCGACCCTTATCATCATCGTTGCTTTTATCCCCTTGTTTTTTCTTGGTGGGATGGAGGGTAGAATGTTGCAGCCCCTGGGCATCTCCTTTATCGTTTCTCTGTTTGCATCCCTCATTGTTGCGGTAACGCTTGCCCCGGTGCTTTGCAGTTTTATGCTTACCAATGATAAAATGCTTTTAAAACAAGCAAAAGGAAGCTGGACGGAAAGATGGCTTCACCGATATTATAATTCCGCATTGAAAAAAGTAATGAGAATTAAAAAGACCGTACTCGGAGTATCCATCGTGGTGTTCCTTGTGGCGATTTTTCTCATGTTTAGTTTGGGGCGAAGTTTCTTGCCTGAATTTAACGAAGGCGCTTTAACGGTAAGTACTGTCAGCATGCCGGGTATATCACTCGAAGAATCAAATAAAATTGGAAACAAGATTGAAAATATCCTGTTGTCTGTGCCCGAAATCTCAATTACTTCACGCAGAACAGGAAGGGCCGAATTAGACGAACATGCGCAAGGTGTAAATGCCGCCGAAATCGATGCCCCCTTTGTTTTGACAGAAAGAAGCAAGGAAGAATTCATGAAGGACGTTCGGGAAAAATTAAGCGCAGTTCCTGAAGCGGACATCACCATCGGGCAGCCCATAGGACACCGTATTGACCATATGCTCTCAGGCACAAGGGCCAACATTGCCATTAAGCTTTTCGGGACAGACTTATCGAAAATGTTTTCTCTTGCCAATCAGATACAACGCAACATTGAAGGCATAGAGGGACTTGTGGATATTAGCGTAGAGCAGCAAATTGAAATTCCTCAGGTACAAATAAAAGCAAAACGGAATATGCTGGCCAAATATGGCATTTCAATAGGTCAATTTACCGAATTCATTGATGTCGCCTTTGCGGGCGAAAAAGTATCTCAGGTTTTTGAAAGCAACAAAAGTTTTGATTTGGTATTACGATTTAATGATGAGAACAGAGGCAAAATAGAAAATATCCGTAACGTTTTAATTGATACCAATATCAATCCAGACCAACAATCCAAAATTCAAAATTCAACATCCAAAATTCCGTTACATTATGTAGCTGATATTGTTTCGACAACAGGTCCCAGCACCATTAACCGGGAGAATGTACAGCGAAAAATTGTGGTTTCGGCCAATATAGCCGGGCGTGATTTAAAAAGCGTAGTAAACAAAATCAAAGAAAAAATACATGATACTATTCAGTTGCCGGAAAACTACTACATTCAGTACGGAGGACAATTTGAAAGTGAGGCTAAGGCATCGAAAATATTATTCTTCACCTCTTTCATGTCTTTATTCATCATATTCCTTTTGCTTTATCAGGAATTTAAAAATATCAAGCTTGCAGGAATTGTTTTTCTCAATTTACCTTTGGCGCTGATAGGTGGTGTCTTAAGCATTTGGTTTACCGGAGAAATCATAAGTATTCCATCGATCATTGGATTTATTTCACTGTTTGGAATAGCAACACGTAATGGGATCTTATTGGTTTCACACTATCAGGCATTGCAAAGTCAAGGTGTTGCTTTATATGAAACTGTTATAAAAGGCTCTTTAGACAGACTAAACCCGATTTTGATGACTGCTTTAACTACGTACCTGGCATTGATTCCCTTAATAATAACAGGTGACTTGCCTGGAAATGAAATACAAAGCCCAATGGCAATCGTGATATTAGGAGGATTACTCAGTTCTACCCTCTTAAATATATTTATTGTTCCTATTGTTTACTACATTTTAAATGTCACAAATGAAAAATGGTGA
- a CDS encoding four helix bundle protein yields the protein MKKGNIILDKSFNFALQIIELYKQLIIEKEFVLSKQLLRSGTSIGANVEEATAAMSKKDFTAKMSIASQRSERNKVLDKIA from the coding sequence ATGAAAAAGGGAAATATAATTCTTGATAAATCATTTAATTTCGCCTTACAAATCATTGAGCTATACAAACAATTAATTATTGAAAAGGAATTTGTGCTTTCAAAACAACTACTCCGAAGTGGAACGAGCATTGGAGCTAATGTTGAGGAAGCAACTGCGGCTATGTCTAAAAAGGATTTTACTGCAAAAATGTCTATTGCATCCCAAAGAAGCGAGAGAAACAAGGTGCTGGATAAGATTGCTTGA
- a CDS encoding HlyD family efflux transporter periplasmic adaptor subunit, translating to MIISEGEHVEIGQPIAIVSQNRKLILKAELSQKYFSKLNSISSANFITANDSKIYSTDSLNGKLVSYGKSADTNAYYIPVNFEIDNNGEIIPGSFVEVFLKTTVMKDALVIPYSALIEEQENYFAYVQTSGEGFQKRELKIGVSDGMNVQVLVGIKEGERVVTKGAYQIKLATMSGKMPAHGHEH from the coding sequence GTGATAATAAGCGAAGGAGAGCATGTTGAAATCGGGCAGCCCATCGCCATCGTTTCCCAAAACCGCAAACTCATTTTAAAAGCCGAATTATCTCAAAAGTATTTCTCAAAACTCAATAGCATTTCATCAGCAAATTTCATAACTGCTAATGACAGTAAAATATATAGTACTGATAGCTTAAATGGCAAGCTCGTTTCATATGGGAAAAGCGCTGACACTAACGCTTATTATATTCCCGTAAACTTCGAGATTGACAATAATGGTGAAATCATCCCTGGCTCATTCGTAGAAGTATTTTTAAAAACTACTGTAATGAAAGATGCTTTAGTAATTCCTTATTCAGCACTCATAGAGGAACAGGAAAATTACTTTGCCTATGTGCAAACATCAGGCGAAGGATTCCAAAAGCGTGAATTAAAAATCGGAGTCAGTGATGGTATGAATGTACAGGTATTAGTGGGTATAAAGGAGGGAGAAAGGGTTGTCACGAAAGGAGCCTACCAAATAAAATTAGCAACAATGTCAGGTAAAATGCCTGCTCATGGGCATGAACATTAA
- a CDS encoding DUF1080 domain-containing protein has translation MKLIAVIISVMALFMNSVVAQAETKVWNFDNDKVDAIAKDFTSEVGEWKVTVDDTAPSKPHVLAQLAKNSGSTFNLALVNNTSKKDVDLSVQIKPLAGDEDQGGGLVWRAKDANNYYIARYNPLENNYRVYKVVNGKRTQLQSAEIKYKKGWHTLRVTMVDNHIECYYDGKKHLEVKDSTFPEVGKIGLWTKADARTYFDNLMLNGE, from the coding sequence ATGAAACTAATTGCCGTTATTATTAGTGTGATGGCACTATTCATGAATAGCGTAGTAGCTCAGGCAGAAACAAAGGTATGGAATTTTGATAATGACAAAGTTGATGCGATTGCAAAGGACTTTACCTCTGAAGTAGGTGAATGGAAAGTGACTGTCGATGATACGGCCCCTTCAAAACCCCACGTATTGGCACAGTTAGCAAAAAATTCTGGTTCAACGTTTAACCTTGCTCTGGTAAACAATACAAGTAAAAAAGATGTGGATCTATCGGTACAAATAAAGCCATTAGCAGGAGATGAAGATCAGGGCGGTGGACTTGTCTGGAGGGCAAAGGATGCGAATAATTATTATATTGCACGTTATAATCCATTAGAGAATAACTACCGTGTTTACAAGGTTGTAAATGGAAAACGAACACAATTGCAAAGTGCAGAAATCAAATACAAGAAAGGCTGGCATACGCTTCGAGTAACTATGGTAGATAACCATATCGAGTGCTATTATGATGGAAAGAAGCATCTGGAGGTAAAGGATTCAACTTTTCCAGAGGTTGGCAAGATTGGTTTATGGACAAAGGCCGATGCCCGGACGTATTTTGATAATCTCATGCTTAACGGTGAATAG